In Ignavibacteriales bacterium, a single window of DNA contains:
- a CDS encoding aminotransferase class V-fold PLP-dependent enzyme has product MKPIRDERRPLPGNYPRSVNIPVAMKLISRLLSTGFSDKSIQEEFKSEIIERTRRQYVVPLSNCTSAGHAALFALGIGPGDEVICPAISDYATLFAIIALGGTPVFCDVDPNNGNIDPIILSRKITSRTKAIVAVHFWGITCEIDRILAIAKKQHIHVVEDCCQAPFASYKEKLTGSFGDISLFSFSSEKHWAGETGAVALTDSKKLANAISLMGILRGGKYIRNFGRSHYLLGYNYRCSKLDMALALAQLKNLSSVMSRRLKIVQHLDEGLRDIPQLYLPKSPNGGQNVAWMYHFRLSPKVFCNPIQIVRTIKYLGLSDLEMARYYYLPKSCAKILGLQSAVSRFVCPTAYSYCQNAYKWTISENYTDDDIRDIIQIIKTAIIYYLHAKTR; this is encoded by the coding sequence ATGAAACCAATTAGAGACGAACGCAGACCATTACCAGGCAATTACCCGAGATCGGTTAATATCCCAGTTGCAATGAAGTTGATCAGTAGACTACTCTCGACGGGCTTTTCAGATAAATCGATCCAGGAAGAATTTAAATCCGAAATTATTGAGCGCACACGGCGACAATATGTAGTCCCACTTAGCAATTGCACATCAGCAGGTCATGCAGCATTGTTTGCACTGGGGATTGGACCTGGTGACGAGGTTATATGTCCAGCCATTTCAGACTATGCTACTCTCTTCGCAATAATCGCATTGGGTGGCACTCCTGTGTTCTGTGATGTAGATCCAAATAATGGAAACATTGATCCCATAATATTGTCCAGGAAGATCACATCTCGAACAAAAGCCATTGTTGCCGTTCATTTCTGGGGGATCACGTGTGAAATTGATAGAATCTTGGCAATTGCAAAAAAGCAACATATTCATGTAGTTGAGGATTGTTGTCAAGCACCATTTGCATCATACAAAGAAAAGCTCACCGGATCTTTTGGTGATATTAGCCTCTTTAGTTTCTCCAGCGAAAAGCATTGGGCTGGTGAAACAGGTGCAGTTGCCCTAACAGATTCAAAAAAACTAGCAAACGCCATATCCCTAATGGGTATTCTCAGGGGAGGGAAATACATAAGGAACTTCGGGCGTTCACACTATTTGCTTGGTTACAACTACAGGTGCTCAAAACTCGATATGGCTTTGGCGCTAGCTCAACTGAAAAATCTTTCTTCTGTGATGTCTCGACGCCTTAAAATCGTTCAACATCTTGATGAAGGTCTGCGAGACATTCCTCAACTATATCTTCCAAAATCACCAAATGGCGGACAGAATGTTGCCTGGATGTATCACTTTAGATTATCACCCAAAGTTTTTTGCAATCCCATCCAAATCGTTAGAACAATCAAGTACCTAGGTTTGAGTGATCTTGAGATGGCACGCTATTACTACCTACCTAAAAGTTGTGCCAAAATACTTGGTCTCCAAAGCGCTGTATCAAGATTTGTATGTCCTACGGCATACTCATATTGCCAAAATGCTTATAAATGGACTATTAGCGAAAATTACACTGACGATGATATCCGCGACATAATTCAAATAATTAAAACAGCTATTATATACTATTTACATGCAAAAACCAGATAA
- a CDS encoding HD domain-containing protein: MEKNAHKMVIAYCLGKHEEQIGKTIDWDKIIKGGIFELLRRIAIADMKSTVYRKIKVEYSDVYKELNTWIYDAFDSLCENESFKKDFRQYLFEENYLGPLEKAILNGAHKYATYWEFQIIKQFNPNGYQIENIEKQIMLDIEKSLSLVGMQKIVTKQKLSSFIDLCGQLRFQVRWGQTPRVPRTSVLGHTLLVATFSYLASIDVNACPRRRYNNYFGGLFHDLPEAVTRDIISPVKGSTENMPTVIGKIEEEFTDQEIYPLLEDEIMRLEIRYFTKDEFSNRIRVERVIEKVKAINSKYNTDNFDPIDGEIIRLSDHLAAFLEAYKSKQFGINSKSLNDGLSSLEHKYTKQKKNVCGISAKSIFEEFAQ; the protein is encoded by the coding sequence ATGGAGAAAAATGCTCACAAAATGGTAATTGCATATTGTCTCGGAAAGCACGAAGAGCAAATTGGTAAGACTATCGATTGGGATAAAATCATTAAGGGTGGCATATTTGAACTGCTACGCCGAATTGCAATCGCTGATATGAAATCGACTGTGTATCGGAAAATAAAAGTAGAATATTCAGACGTATATAAGGAATTGAACACTTGGATATACGATGCTTTCGACTCTTTATGTGAGAACGAAAGTTTTAAAAAAGATTTCCGACAATATCTTTTCGAAGAGAACTACCTCGGTCCATTGGAAAAAGCAATACTAAATGGAGCGCATAAATATGCCACATATTGGGAGTTCCAAATAATCAAACAGTTCAATCCCAATGGATACCAGATCGAGAACATCGAAAAACAAATAATGCTGGACATCGAAAAATCACTTTCTTTGGTAGGTATGCAGAAGATCGTGACAAAGCAGAAACTCTCAAGTTTTATTGATCTTTGTGGTCAACTTCGATTTCAAGTTCGCTGGGGACAAACACCTAGAGTGCCGCGAACTTCAGTTTTAGGACATACTTTACTTGTTGCCACTTTTTCTTACTTAGCTTCCATTGATGTTAATGCATGCCCTCGTCGCCGATATAATAATTATTTCGGAGGTCTTTTCCATGATCTACCCGAAGCCGTAACTAGGGATATTATATCTCCAGTAAAGGGTTCAACAGAAAACATGCCTACTGTTATTGGAAAAATCGAAGAGGAGTTTACAGATCAAGAAATTTATCCTTTACTCGAAGATGAAATAATGAGACTGGAGATTCGCTATTTTACAAAGGATGAATTTAGCAATAGAATTCGAGTGGAAAGGGTAATAGAAAAAGTAAAAGCCATAAATTCAAAATATAACACTGACAATTTTGATCCCATTGATGGGGAGATTATAAGACTCTCTGATCATCTGGCTGCCTTTCTTGAGGCTTACAAGTCAAAACAATTTGGAATAAATTCAAAATCATTAAACGATGGTCTAAGCTCTCTTGAGCATAAGTACACGAAACAGAAGAAAAACGTTTGCGGTATTTCAGCGAAATCAATATTTGAGGAATTTGCACAATGA
- a CDS encoding radical SAM protein, whose product MKYTICITQQCNLRCKYCYIGKRETQMSLPIAEKVVDFIFKNTPPAEKIRIGYFGGEPLLAFELIEDITDIIENHTSFDRERVELDVVSNGTIFSDEIAEFLNKHNIGLGISCDGPSYVQDMFRNFPDGKGSSNLVENTVKQANEIIPCLQVNAVYHPQTFQYLPLVVDYFSSLGLTHIYLNPDFSANWSKSEADLLPSIFNQIANRYINYYRRGNPHFISLIDSKIIVILRGGYQPLERCRMGKGEFAFTPSGNIYPCERLIGSDNGNGHCIGNIDEGLDINRMACKIIPNKEINTECLSCSLKAYCMNWCGCSNYFSSGYYNRVGSFLCASERAAIETAFDVFQILEKELGPTFIDHVTGMPVINGEGKEVQETWNVLRPHEKSFNVK is encoded by the coding sequence ATGAAATATACAATATGTATTACTCAACAATGTAATCTCCGATGTAAGTATTGTTACATCGGCAAAAGAGAAACTCAAATGTCTCTGCCGATAGCTGAGAAAGTTGTTGATTTTATATTTAAGAATACACCTCCTGCTGAAAAGATTCGTATCGGTTATTTTGGAGGAGAACCGCTCCTTGCCTTTGAATTAATCGAAGACATTACAGATATAATAGAGAATCATACGTCTTTTGATAGAGAAAGAGTTGAACTTGATGTTGTGTCAAACGGTACGATATTTTCGGATGAGATTGCCGAATTTCTGAATAAACATAATATAGGATTAGGTATAAGCTGCGACGGTCCTTCTTATGTGCAGGATATGTTTCGGAATTTTCCTGATGGCAAAGGTAGTTCAAACCTTGTTGAGAATACAGTGAAGCAGGCAAATGAAATTATACCGTGCTTACAGGTCAATGCCGTCTATCATCCACAAACGTTTCAATATTTACCATTAGTTGTTGACTATTTTTCTTCACTTGGACTCACACACATATATCTCAATCCTGATTTTTCTGCAAACTGGTCTAAGAGTGAAGCTGATTTGCTCCCATCCATTTTCAATCAGATTGCCAATCGATATATAAATTATTATCGTAGGGGTAACCCTCATTTCATTAGTCTTATAGACAGTAAAATCATTGTAATTTTACGAGGGGGGTACCAACCTCTGGAACGTTGCAGGATGGGAAAAGGTGAATTTGCTTTCACACCGTCCGGGAATATTTATCCATGTGAAAGACTTATTGGGTCTGACAATGGAAACGGTCATTGCATCGGGAATATCGACGAAGGTTTAGACATTAATCGTATGGCTTGTAAAATTATACCTAATAAAGAGATAAACACCGAATGCCTCTCCTGCAGTTTAAAAGCTTATTGCATGAATTGGTGTGGATGTTCGAACTATTTTTCATCAGGCTATTATAATAGGGTTGGATCATTTCTTTGTGCTTCGGAACGAGCTGCAATTGAAACAGCATTTGATGTCTTTCAGATCCTTGAGAAAGAACTCGGTCCAACATTTATAGATCACGTTACAGGTATGCCTGTAATAAATGGTGAGGGAAAGGAGGTGCAAGAGACATGGAACGTTCTCCGCCCGCATGAAAAATCTTTTAATGTTAAGTAA
- a CDS encoding patatin-like phospholipase family protein, which yields MPIEQKRALVLSGGSIKGGFQAGAIKAVIESGFYPDFIYGISVGSLNAAFLCNEIGKHGIPKDPREWSLIGSNLINFWKENIKKPSDIANKLSWLRIALGALFNNFNGLVDTTPLQKLVRRIIKIDNIRKSSIKLKVGAVNISNGIITYADPSYPDFIEYVLASAAIPMIMPIMKIGNQPFVDGGIKDVAPLKAAIDNGATDIIVIACQPKDMGGVSVNSGNLIHLTERVFDIMVEEIVNNDIEWSEYFNLYLPQDGTPEIAGPLAGYRRLKIKVIRPSVPIHLDLQNFDSEDIKNMIDTGYYTAKEKLK from the coding sequence ATGCCAATCGAACAAAAAAGAGCTCTTGTTCTAAGTGGAGGATCAATCAAGGGAGGATTTCAAGCAGGTGCTATCAAAGCTGTTATCGAGTCTGGTTTTTACCCGGATTTCATTTATGGTATCTCTGTTGGATCACTGAATGCGGCATTTCTATGTAATGAAATTGGGAAACATGGTATCCCGAAGGATCCCCGTGAATGGTCATTGATCGGTTCAAATTTAATAAATTTCTGGAAAGAGAATATTAAGAAACCGTCTGATATTGCAAATAAGCTTTCTTGGCTGCGGATTGCTCTTGGCGCCTTGTTCAATAATTTTAACGGATTGGTGGACACGACACCCCTTCAGAAATTGGTGAGGCGTATTATAAAGATCGACAATATTCGAAAGTCATCAATAAAATTAAAAGTAGGGGCTGTTAACATATCTAATGGTATCATCACTTATGCCGATCCATCGTATCCTGATTTTATTGAATACGTGCTGGCAAGCGCAGCTATTCCCATGATTATGCCCATAATGAAAATTGGCAATCAACCCTTCGTTGATGGTGGTATTAAAGACGTTGCCCCATTAAAAGCAGCTATCGATAACGGCGCAACAGACATAATTGTTATTGCCTGTCAACCTAAAGATATGGGTGGTGTCAGCGTCAACTCCGGTAATCTAATCCATCTTACTGAACGTGTGTTTGATATCATGGTCGAGGAGATTGTGAATAATGATATCGAATGGTCAGAATATTTTAATCTATATCTTCCCCAAGATGGCACACCGGAAATTGCCGGCCCGCTGGCAGGATATCGAAGATTGAAGATAAAAGTGATCAGACCGTCTGTTCCTATTCACCTTGACCTCCAAAATTTCGATTCGGAGGATATAAAAAATATGATTGATACGGGCTATTACACAGCAAAAGAAAAATTGAAATAA
- a CDS encoding response regulator transcription factor gives MEKITVLLADDHKIVRQGFRSILDAEKDIKVVGEASTGEEAIKTAINVKPAIVIMDITLPKLNGLLAARQILLKDPSIKVIILSMSAEEEIVDHAIQAGVSGYIIKEDAAEELIKAIRIVNRGGVSFSSSIMKIVVEKQRNPKKKPNGLTIREREVLHLVAEGRTNKEISTILTISIKTVEKYRQQVMDKLDIHDVANLTHYALSKGIIK, from the coding sequence ATGGAAAAGATAACAGTGTTACTTGCAGATGATCATAAAATAGTTCGTCAGGGTTTTCGGTCAATTCTTGACGCCGAAAAAGATATTAAGGTCGTGGGTGAGGCATCTACCGGCGAAGAAGCGATCAAAACCGCGATTAATGTAAAACCAGCCATTGTTATTATGGATATAACTCTTCCTAAACTCAATGGTCTACTTGCTGCAAGGCAAATATTACTTAAAGATCCATCTATCAAAGTTATCATCTTATCAATGAGCGCAGAAGAAGAGATCGTCGATCATGCTATTCAGGCAGGTGTCTCCGGATATATTATTAAAGAAGATGCAGCTGAAGAGTTGATAAAAGCGATCAGAATCGTCAACAGGGGAGGAGTCTCTTTTAGTTCTTCTATTATGAAGATAGTTGTTGAAAAGCAGAGAAATCCGAAGAAAAAACCCAATGGCCTCACCATTAGAGAGCGTGAAGTTTTGCACTTAGTTGCTGAAGGGAGAACGAACAAGGAAATCAGCACGATACTCACTATTAGCATAAAAACTGTTGAAAAATACAGACAGCAAGTTATGGATAAACTCGATATTCATGACGTTGCAAATCTTACACATTATGCCTTATCCAAGGGGATAATCAAGTAA
- a CDS encoding PAS domain-containing sensor histidine kinase — MNDFYSTFYFGTILFLILSGSIIIIFFFHQKEKLKLLRESEKKYSDLFHNVSDIIYIHTLDGDFLEINKSASQLLDYSRQDIIGKNLRYFVKEIYHSGIEEYLNKFRNGTEELLGTAILFSKDKKKLYILEYKSSIVLDESGNRMAVRGIARDVTEQRRSERALVKSNYKAKRLLDEALVMQKNLDQISRELIRTHEEACGRISRELHDEVGQMLTSVTLNLKILGNNHSNDQVQIQKIINDTKSLTDQIFLKIRSYLRELRPAALDSLGLIPAVRQLANQFSERTGVIVSMPGDESIDCLDGEQKTVLYRIVQESLTNVAKYAQAQAVTIMFDKHDNNVVLEIDDDGKGFNPENIKINQLERKNLGILGMQERARLINGKFYIRSEEGIGTSIRVEIPIQSSIEKPVP, encoded by the coding sequence ATGAACGATTTTTATTCGACGTTCTATTTCGGTACTATCCTTTTCTTGATCCTGAGCGGATCAATTATTATTATATTTTTCTTTCATCAAAAAGAAAAACTAAAACTATTGCGTGAGAGTGAAAAAAAATACAGCGACCTTTTTCATAATGTTTCCGATATCATCTATATTCACACACTTGATGGCGACTTCTTGGAAATTAATAAATCTGCCTCACAATTGCTCGATTATTCCCGCCAGGACATTATTGGTAAGAATCTCAGATACTTTGTTAAGGAAATATATCATTCAGGGATAGAGGAATATCTAAATAAATTTAGAAATGGAACTGAAGAACTGCTCGGTACAGCGATACTATTTTCCAAGGACAAGAAGAAATTATACATACTTGAATATAAAAGCTCAATCGTCCTTGATGAAAGTGGGAATAGGATGGCGGTTCGAGGTATTGCGCGCGATGTTACCGAACAAAGACGATCCGAACGTGCGCTTGTAAAATCTAATTATAAGGCTAAAAGACTCCTTGATGAAGCACTCGTTATGCAAAAGAATCTGGATCAGATATCAAGGGAACTGATACGAACTCATGAAGAAGCATGCGGAAGAATTAGCCGCGAACTGCATGACGAAGTAGGTCAGATGTTGACTTCCGTTACTCTCAATCTCAAAATCTTAGGGAATAATCATTCCAATGATCAGGTGCAGATTCAGAAAATAATCAACGATACAAAATCGTTAACCGATCAAATATTTTTGAAGATCCGTTCTTATCTTCGTGAGTTAAGACCGGCAGCGTTGGATTCATTGGGACTGATTCCGGCGGTACGCCAACTTGCAAATCAATTTTCTGAGCGGACAGGTGTTATCGTTTCGATGCCCGGTGATGAATCAATTGACTGCCTTGACGGTGAACAGAAAACGGTTCTTTACCGAATTGTGCAGGAAAGTTTGACCAATGTTGCAAAATATGCTCAAGCACAAGCTGTGACTATTATGTTTGATAAGCATGACAACAATGTCGTTCTTGAAATCGATGATGACGGAAAGGGATTCAATCCGGAAAACATCAAGATTAATCAATTAGAAAGAAAAAATCTTGGAATCTTAGGGATGCAAGAACGTGCTAGGCTTATCAATGGGAAATTTTATATTCGGTCGGAAGAAGGTATAGGGACATCTATTAGGGTAGAAATTCCGATTCAATCATCTATTGAAAAACCAGTTCCTTAA
- a CDS encoding peptidase domain-containing ABC transporter, which yields MLKTDNNSNSISLIVGQFIRLMKLIQPFWPHLFRSIKISAITGIIALLLPYTSKLLIDEVYPSQNVTLMHIIVIGTLVISISNMLMGTLRSYYTTYISSIMGGTLSLMFFNHLQYLPITFYEEHRVGEITSRFGDVRSSLNSASQILSNILMNTWYLTLVPPVLFLLQWKLAVASLILIPVSAVITFFSGKVLRRLWKKSAEAAAEVNAIQVEALSQIRILKSMAAERLMFKRARDSVKSALHAQFHAVGTSHLFGISTGFLSILNTAIYTWFGWTLIFSRQMTLGEYIAFSGYIGYLYGPILNLVGLFNDVQQTSVSLNRMFEYLNIKPEQSPLTAYEVNSTIENKVYIKGGVEFSHISFSYEPHKPVLKDISFTVCAGSVFCIFGPSGSGKTTITRLLTRFNDPTAGKILIDGIPINEIPLYDLRRHISVVMQEIGLVRGTVWDNLILACENPSKTVVEEAVRICHLDKMITEMPYGFETPIAEWGASISGGQRQRLAIARALVRNTPILILDEATSNLDVLTELEILKELIMYWQGRTIVLITHRIGSTALADKICVMDAGQIIGIDDHQNLLKNNSLYYQMYKIATADSKDCSHSVRTKISM from the coding sequence ATGCTTAAAACAGATAATAATTCTAATTCGATTTCATTAATCGTCGGGCAATTTATTCGCTTGATGAAATTAATTCAACCATTTTGGCCCCATCTATTTCGTTCAATAAAAATATCTGCCATTACTGGTATTATTGCTCTTCTTTTACCATATACATCTAAATTACTCATTGATGAAGTCTATCCTTCCCAGAATGTAACATTGATGCATATTATTGTAATAGGGACGTTGGTAATTAGTATTTCCAACATGTTGATGGGTACTTTACGATCTTATTACACAACTTACATAAGTTCGATTATGGGAGGTACTCTAAGCTTAATGTTCTTCAATCATTTACAATATTTGCCAATTACATTTTACGAGGAACACCGTGTTGGGGAGATTACCAGTCGTTTTGGCGACGTCCGATCTTCACTAAATAGTGCTTCGCAAATTCTAAGTAATATTCTCATGAATACATGGTATTTAACTTTAGTACCACCTGTATTATTTCTATTACAGTGGAAGTTAGCAGTTGCCTCGTTGATTTTAATACCGGTATCAGCGGTAATAACATTTTTTTCCGGCAAAGTCCTCCGGCGATTATGGAAGAAATCTGCCGAAGCCGCCGCTGAAGTTAATGCAATTCAAGTTGAAGCGCTTAGCCAGATTAGAATCTTAAAATCCATGGCAGCTGAACGTCTAATGTTTAAACGAGCTAGGGATTCGGTGAAAAGTGCACTCCATGCTCAATTCCATGCAGTTGGCACAAGCCATCTTTTTGGGATATCTACTGGATTTTTATCAATACTCAACACTGCGATTTATACTTGGTTTGGATGGACGTTAATCTTTTCTCGTCAAATGACTTTAGGAGAATACATTGCATTCTCTGGTTATATTGGGTACCTTTACGGTCCTATCTTAAATCTCGTCGGCCTTTTCAATGATGTCCAACAAACTTCGGTTAGTCTGAATCGTATGTTCGAATACTTAAATATTAAGCCGGAACAATCTCCTTTAACTGCATATGAAGTGAATTCAACAATTGAGAATAAAGTATATATAAAGGGAGGTGTTGAGTTTAGTCATATTTCATTTAGCTACGAACCTCATAAACCTGTGTTGAAGGATATATCATTTACTGTATGTGCAGGAAGTGTTTTTTGCATTTTTGGCCCAAGCGGTAGCGGTAAAACAACGATTACCCGTTTACTCACCCGCTTTAATGATCCCACCGCTGGTAAAATATTGATTGATGGTATACCAATCAATGAGATTCCGCTCTATGATTTGCGTCGCCATATCTCTGTTGTGATGCAAGAAATAGGCCTTGTTAGAGGAACTGTTTGGGATAATTTAATACTTGCGTGTGAGAATCCATCTAAAACAGTTGTTGAAGAGGCTGTACGTATTTGTCATTTAGATAAAATGATCACCGAGATGCCTTATGGATTTGAGACACCAATCGCTGAATGGGGTGCCAGCATATCCGGAGGTCAACGTCAACGGTTGGCAATTGCTCGAGCACTTGTTAGAAATACTCCTATCCTCATTTTGGATGAGGCAACATCCAACTTGGATGTTTTAACAGAATTGGAGATCCTGAAGGAGCTCATCATGTATTGGCAGGGACGAACGATAGTCTTGATTACCCACCGCATCGGGTCTACAGCACTTGCAGATAAAATCTGCGTGATGGATGCTGGACAAATTATCGGAATCGATGACCATCAGAATTTATTAAAGAACAATTCTCTTTATTATCAAATGTATAAGATTGCAACCGCAGATAGTAAGGATTGTTCACATAGCGTACGAACAAAAATCTCAATGTGA
- a CDS encoding efflux RND transporter periplasmic adaptor subunit, producing the protein MPDSQQEKIQLYDYQLPDLGTIPGTPITFLQHVMKIVFFIFSLSFLTGLVIAFTITFDTTIDANGILEPKIVIPVRSNQTGIIQQINTSTGAIVQKGQIIARLDSLSFENQLIKIESEYQSKKYDYQKTIQVIDVQRQQEVELLLDAKAKLIRSKAQFRNSLLQYGFNAYDDSFSAHYKVGTHTGIDIALSDISSAEAVIRYHTSKIEEIDLNLLNIQKELSELKQLEKQITILNEVTRQLTIFSPVSGVVLTENVERLNGSLIREGDPLIEIGGLDYWRVNLFLNDQEIHEIKTGDLVSISIKALPFMKYGFFSGRVVSIASEPVSAEQTKFIGLFRVTIDIDSLSLNSVIRGKLRRGYNVEGKIKTGSGRIIDFIWKELKNSRASL; encoded by the coding sequence ATGCCAGATTCTCAACAGGAAAAAATACAATTGTACGATTACCAATTACCCGATCTAGGCACAATACCTGGCACACCGATAACATTTTTACAGCATGTAATGAAAATCGTGTTTTTTATCTTTTCTTTATCATTTTTAACAGGTTTAGTAATTGCTTTTACGATAACATTTGACACAACCATTGATGCAAATGGAATTCTTGAGCCAAAAATAGTTATCCCAGTTCGGAGCAACCAAACTGGTATCATTCAGCAAATAAATACTTCAACTGGTGCTATAGTTCAGAAAGGTCAAATCATCGCGAGATTAGATTCACTGAGTTTCGAAAATCAACTAATAAAAATTGAATCGGAATACCAATCAAAAAAATACGATTACCAAAAAACCATACAAGTTATTGATGTTCAACGACAACAAGAGGTTGAGCTATTATTGGACGCAAAGGCTAAACTAATTAGATCGAAAGCTCAGTTTCGAAATAGTCTTCTCCAGTATGGGTTCAATGCATACGATGATTCTTTCTCTGCACATTATAAAGTCGGTACGCATACGGGAATCGATATCGCTTTATCAGATATTTCATCTGCAGAAGCGGTAATTCGATATCATACATCCAAAATCGAAGAAATAGATCTAAACCTGTTGAATATCCAGAAAGAACTCAGTGAATTAAAACAACTTGAAAAACAAATAACAATTCTAAATGAAGTGACACGTCAACTAACTATTTTTTCTCCAGTTTCGGGAGTTGTCTTAACTGAAAATGTTGAACGATTGAATGGATCACTTATTCGTGAAGGAGACCCCCTAATTGAAATTGGAGGCTTAGATTACTGGCGAGTGAATCTTTTTTTAAATGATCAAGAAATACATGAGATTAAAACAGGTGATTTGGTGAGCATCTCGATTAAAGCATTGCCATTTATGAAGTATGGATTTTTCTCCGGGAGAGTCGTTTCAATCGCATCCGAACCGGTAAGCGCAGAACAAACTAAATTTATTGGATTATTTAGAGTTACGATAGATATAGATTCGTTGAGTTTGAATTCCGTAATCCGAGGCAAATTACGACGCGGTTATAATGTCGAAGGAAAAATCAAGACTGGTTCTGGACGCATCATCGATTTTATATGGAAAGAATTGAAAAATTCAAGAGCGAGTTTATAA
- a CDS encoding sigma-54-dependent Fis family transcriptional regulator, producing MKTANQANNQIMAITYGDLECRERFIFSSCVMLEILEKAEKFAQSDISVLIEGENGVGKDVIARYIYAKSSRAGRPFIQVNCGSIPETLFESEFFGFEKGSFTNALRDHRGYFERANNGTIVIDEISEIPYHLQVKLLHVFEDRSIYRVGSEKRIPLDIRIIATTNSNLKSLVHEKKFRQDLYYRLASCTIFVPPLRERKDDIKVLSEHFVRKYSNGTKYLSLGAYNKLLDHGWPGNIRELDACIHQSILLTNGKASIDIDDIKLDNPIYKNNHRELQIIVDTLQQFNGCINKSARYLHVHRNTLYYYIKKHQIDINNIRTSLLLRNNQK from the coding sequence ATGAAAACAGCAAATCAAGCTAATAATCAAATCATGGCAATAACCTATGGTGATTTAGAATGTCGAGAGAGATTTATTTTCTCTAGTTGTGTTATGTTGGAGATATTAGAGAAAGCAGAAAAATTCGCTCAATCAGACATATCTGTTTTAATAGAAGGTGAGAATGGGGTCGGAAAGGACGTTATTGCTCGCTATATCTATGCAAAGAGTAGTAGAGCGGGCAGACCGTTCATACAGGTAAATTGTGGTTCAATTCCTGAAACATTATTTGAGTCAGAATTTTTTGGATTTGAAAAGGGATCCTTCACGAACGCCCTTAGAGATCATAGAGGATATTTCGAGCGGGCAAATAATGGAACAATAGTAATAGATGAGATTAGCGAAATACCATATCATCTTCAGGTGAAACTCTTGCATGTTTTTGAAGATCGCAGTATTTATCGCGTCGGAAGTGAAAAAAGAATTCCATTGGATATTAGAATAATCGCTACAACGAATTCAAACCTTAAATCTCTTGTTCATGAGAAGAAATTCAGGCAAGATTTGTATTATCGATTAGCGAGTTGTACAATTTTCGTTCCGCCTTTGAGAGAAAGAAAAGATGATATCAAAGTACTTTCAGAACATTTTGTTAGAAAGTATTCTAATGGTACAAAATACTTAAGTTTGGGAGCATATAATAAATTACTAGACCACGGATGGCCCGGGAACATAAGAGAACTCGATGCATGCATTCATCAGTCAATATTATTAACCAATGGAAAAGCATCCATTGATATAGATGATATAAAATTAGATAATCCTATATACAAAAATAATCACAGAGAGCTTCAAATTATCGTTGATACATTGCAACAATTTAATGGATGTATTAATAAATCTGCAAGGTATTTGCATGTACATAGAAACACCCTTTATTATTATATCAAGAAACATCAAATCGATATAAATAATATAAGAACCTCCCTATTATTACGCAATAATCAAAAATAA